One Solanum lycopersicum chromosome 2, SLM_r2.1 genomic region harbors:
- the LOC101259303 gene encoding B3 domain-containing transcription factor FUS3, which produces MLHKCHSYLCKLFGHNSPTHFSISITKREEAFLSFFVFVLERALVMEITEAYGVMADGNNNNSNSMMNPPTPTKRSRSQRRRRSSLNFTSLDFLSHVPPPLPPLPPARVLEPTGFRFLFDKQLQNSDVSSLRRIVVPKKAAERYLPALEIKEGFPITMDDMDGIHVWSFRYRYWPNNSSRMYVLENTGDFVQTHELRQGDYFALHYNDQKQIYGIEARKAGSGAVFRGYEAEDVILTDYAQAADDGNGALMNEAEMDMSSFYFPAMDNEMGMSFIYDTSFWNEPAFDFVGGPMTYYSTNVYPMPSFGSIEDSFSVDDFY; this is translated from the exons ATGTTGCACAAATGTCACTCCTACTTGTGCAAGCTCTTTGGTCATAATTCACCCACCCACTTCTCAATATCTATCACTAAAAGAGAGGAagcctttctttctttttttgtttttgttttagagAGAGCATTGGTGATGGAGATAACCGAGGCGTATGGAGTAATGGCAGATGGAAACAACAATAACAGTAACAGTATGATGAATCCTCCAACTCCCACCAAAAGAAGTCGCAGCCAGAGGCGTAGGCGTTCTTCCCTCAACTTCACTTCCCTGGATTTTCTCTCACACGTGCCACCACCTCTTCCTCCTTTGCCCCCCGCACGT GTACTTGAACCAACAGGGTTCAGATTTCTCTTCGACAAGCAGCTCCAGAACAGTGATGTCAGCTCCCTGAGAAGAATAGTTGTGCCCAAG AAAGCAGCTGAGCGATATCTTCCAGCTCTTGAGATCAAAGAAGGGTTTCCCATCACAATGGATGACATGGATGGTATCCATGTTTGGAGTTTCAGATACAG gTACTGGCCAAATAACAGCAGCCGAATGTATGTGCTTGAAAATACTG GTGACTTTGTCCAAACACATGAATTGCGCCAAGGAGACTACTTTGCACTCCACTACAATGATCAAAAGCAGATTTAT GGTATTGAAGCGAGGAAAGCTGGAAGTGGAGCGGTATTCCGAGGTTATGAAGCGGAGGACGTGATTTTAACTGATTATGCACAGGCTGCAGATGATGGGAATGGAGCGCTTATGAATGAAGCAGAAATGGATATGTCCAGCTTTTACTTCCCTGCAATGGACAACGAGATGGGCATGTCCTTCATTTATGATACCAGCTTCTGGAACGAGCCTGCCTTCGACTTTGTAGGGGGTCCTATGACCTATTACTCAACTAATGTATATCCAATGCCAAGCTTTGGGTCCATTGAAGACAGCTTCAGTGTGGATGATTTCTACTGA
- the LOC101258422 gene encoding phosphate carrier protein, mitochondrial-like — MENSRRQSLLPSFLYSPTSSFSSLTPKTLAVPETTSVPNNNLIIPAPNEPGKIEMYSPQFYAACTFGGILSCGLTHMAVTPLDLVKCNMQIDPAKYKSISSGFGVLLKEQGPRGFFRGWVPTLLGYSAQGACKFGFYEFFKKYYSDLAGAENAAKYKTLIYLAGSASAEVIADIALCPFEAVKVRVQTQPGFARGLSDGLPKFVRSEGPMGLYKGLVPLWGRQIPYTMMKFASFETIVEMIYKHAVPKPKNECSKSMQLGISFAGGYIAGVFCAIVSHPADNLVSFLNNAKGATVGDAVKKIGVLGLFTRGLPLRIVMIGTLTGAQWGIYDAFKVFVGLPTTGGVAPAVPADSEVAKV; from the exons ATGGAGAACTCCCGCCGTCAGTCTCTTCTTCCAAGCTTTCTCTACTCCCCaacatcttctttttcttctttaactCCCAAAACCCTTGCTGTTCCAGAAACCACCAGTGTTCCCAACAACAACCTCATTATTCCGGCACCTAATGAACCTGGCAAGATCGAGATGTACTCCCCGCAGTTTTACGCTGCCTGTACCTTCGGTGGTATCCTCAGTTGTGGTCTCACTCACATGGCTGTCACTCCACTCGATCTCGTCAAATGTAACATGCAG ATTGACCCTGCGAAATACAAGAGCATATCGTCTGGATTCGGCGTCCTTCTTAAGGAGCAAGGTCCCAGGGGATTCTTCAGGGGATGGGTTCCTACCCTGTTAGGTTACAGTGCTCAGGGTGCATGCAAGTTTGGATTCTATGAATTCTTCAAGAAGTACTACTCGGACCTCGCCGGAGCAGAAAATGCTGCAAAATACAAAACTCTGATATACCTTGCTGGTTCTGCATCTGCTGAAGTGATTGCAGATATTGCTCTTTGCCCATTTGAAGCTGTAAAGGTTCGTGTTCAGACACAGCCTGGTTTCGCTAGGGGATTGTCTGATGGATTGCCGAAATTTGTTAGATCTGAAGGTCCCATGGG CTTGTACAAAGGCTTGGTACCTCTTTGGGGACGTCAGATTCCAT ATACAATGATGAAGTTTGCGTCCTTTGAGACTATTGTGGAGATGATCTACAAGCATGCAGTCCCAAAGCCTAAAAACGAGTGCAGCAAATCTATGCAACTTGGTATTAGTTTTGCTGGTGGATATATAGCTGGTGTCTTCTGTGCCATTGTATCCCATCCTGCTGACAATCTTGTCTCGTTCCTCAACAATGCGAAGGGTGCAACTGTTGGTGAT GCCGTAAAGAAGATAGGAGTATTGGGCCTCTTTACCCGTGGTCTACCTCTACGTATTGTCATGATTGGAACTCTTACTGGTGCTCAATGGGGAATCTATGATGCTTTCAAGGTTTTTGTTGGGCT GCCAACAACTGGTGGTGTTGCTCCTGCTGTACCTGCTGACTCTGAGGTTGCGAAGGTGTAG
- the LOC101260791 gene encoding pentatricopeptide repeat-containing protein At3g26782, mitochondrial yields the protein MKKTNLGSLSYFSTNPNVATFFSRYLDKSDVFSWNSIIADLARSGDAVEALRAFSSMRKLSLKPNRSTFPCAVKSCSSLSDLTSGKQTHQQALIFGYDTDLFVSSALIDMYSKCGQLADARKLFDQIPQKNVVSWTSMITGYVQNDRPHEAIWLFKELLAGEVVFLDSVAMVSVLSASSRLSGKTLTQGLHGFVTKRGFNEDMGVGNTFIDAYAKCGQVDLSRKMFDIMPYKDIISWNSMIAVYAQHGLSAQAMEIFRSLSWDREVDYNAVTLSALLLACAHSGALQAGKCIHDQVIKMNLEDNVYVGTSMIDMYCKCGRLRMARNAFNRMKEKNVKSWSALIAGYGMHGRAREALQVFYEMNSAGVKPSYITFVSVLAACSHGGLLDEGWYWFKAMEPRFCIQPGVEHYACMVDLLGRAGFLTRAYDLLKEMKVTPDFVIWGSLLAACRIHKNVELGEISASNLFELDPTNCGYYVLLSNIYADAGRWGDVEKMRILMKNRGLSKPPGFSLLELKGRVHVFVVGDREHPQHEKVYAYLEELSVKLQMAGYVPNTTSDLHDVEDEEKGLTLRVHSEKLAVAFGVMNSVPGSTIQVIKNLRICGDCHTTIKLISKIVSREIVVRDAKRFHHFKDGSCSCGDYW from the exons ATGAAGAAGACTAATTTGGGTTCACTCTCCTACTTCTCTACAAATCCCAACGTCGCCACCTTCTTCAGTAGATACTTGGACAAATCTGATGTGTTCTCGTGGAACTCTATCATTGCCGACTTGGCTCGGAGCGGTGACGCTGTTGAAGCCCTTCGAGCTTTCTCTTCCATGCGAAAGCTCTCTCTCAAACCTAACCGTTCTACCTTCCCCTGCGCCGTCAAATCCTGTTCCTCCCTTTCCGATCTTACTTCCGGTAAGCAGACCCACCAACAAGCTCTCATCTTTGGTTATGACACTGACCTTTTTGTATCCTCCGCCCTCATTGATATGTACTCCAAATGTGGCCAACTTGCTGATGCAAGAAAGCTGTTTGATCAAATTCCTCAAAAGAATGTTGTTTCATGGACCTCCATGATAACTGGCTATGTCCAAAATGACCGCCCTCATGAAGCAATCTGGCTTTTCAAAGAGCTATTGGCAGGAGAAGTAGTTTTTCTTGACTCAGTCGCCATGGTTTCCGTGCTCTCCGCTTCTTCTCGTCTTTCAGGGAAGACCCTTACCCAAGGGCTCCATGGCTTTGTCACCAAAAGGGGATTTAATGAAGACATGGGAGTTGGGAATACATTCATTGATGCCTACGCTAAATGTGGTCAGGTTGATTTGTCTCGGAAGATGTTCGATATTATGCCTTACAAGGACATCATTTCATGGAATTCTATGATTGCAGTTTATGCCCAGCACGGACTTTCAGCTCAGGCAATGGAAATCTTTCGTTCCCTATCATGGGATAGAGAGGTTGACTACAATGCTGTCACCTTGTCAGCTTTGCTGTTGGCGTGTGCTCATTCAGGAGCTCTTCAGGCTGGCAAGTGCATACATGATCAG GTTATAAAGATGAACCTAGAGGATAACGTATATGTGGGCACATCCATGATTGACATGTATTGCAAATGTGGGAGATTAAGAATGGCAAGGAATGCCTTCAATAGAATGAAGGAAAAGAATGTGAAATCATGGTCTGCCTTGATTGCAGGTTATGGTATGCACGGGAGAGCTAGGGAAGCCCTTCAAGTGTTTTACGAGATGAACTCAGCTGGGGTAAAACCAAGCTACATTACTTTTGTCTCTGTACTTGCAGCTTGTAGCCACGGTGGGTTGCTAGATGAAGGATGGTATTGGTTTAAGGCTATGGAACCTAGATTTTGCATACAACCAGGAGTGGAGCATTATGCTTGTATGGTTGATCTTCTTGGACGTGCTGGTTTCCTTACCAGGGCATATGATTTGCTAAAAGAAATGAAGGTGACGCCTGACTTTGTCATTTGGGGTTCTCTTCTCGCTGCATGCAGGATACACAAGAACGTGGAGCTTGGGGAGATTTCTGCTAGTAACTTGTTTGAGTTAGACCCAACAAACTGTGGGTATTATGTTTTGCTCTCAAACATATATGCTGATGCTGGAAGGTGGGGAGATGTAGAGAAGATGAGGATACTTATGAAAAATCGTGGATTAAGTAAACCTCCTGGGTTCAGCCTGCTTGAACTCAAAGGCAGGGTTCATGTATTTGTGGTTGGTGATAGAGAACACCCTCAACATGAGAAGGTTTATGCTTATTTGGAAGAGTTATCTGTAAAGCTGCAGATGGCTGGGTATGTACCCAACACGACATCTGATCTTCATGATGTTGAGGATGAAGAGAAAGGACTAACATTGCGAGTTCATAGTGAGAAGCTTGCTGTTGCTTTTGGGGTCATGAATTCTGTCCCTGGTAGTACCATTCAGGTGATTAAGAATCTAAGGATATGTGGAGACTGTCATACAACAATTAAGCTAATATCCAAGATTGTTAGTAGGGAAATTGTAGTCAGAGATGCAAAGAGATTTCACCATTTCAAGGACGGCTCATGCTCATGTGGGGACTATTGGTGA
- the LOC101258711 gene encoding uncharacterized protein, translating into MGASQSAELPSDEEDEQEEEDAEHENGTPDERHRLVGDDTLLKKVLEQEPEMLPCHASASPLSPQLSSFGTPRLGPSIKVWDPYNVLAPPPSIPHFHRTFSSDSVDDDRTLTDLYLISNGECHMNLRPDLIAGRSPEAALTPNGKRQARALAVFLKSQGIRFNSVYTSPLDRARATALSVCQEINFSEERIQSSDGLLEMSQGHWEGCHRSDIFTPETASLMEKFQPDFSAPSGESLRQVEFRMVQFLNGTVMTLPDKFRSDFSPPDQGFSNRGSHPLVNSVHDRDGPPSFSSSHWDLHHRNRQGLSRKKSGKSRLQIVTTTGDHEADDEMSPREPINPNSIRDLNVQNSSNVSQCIGIFTHSIPIKCLLTGLLGCSSMMSSKICIDDSSVTVLQHSWKMGWQIKRMNDTAHLRLL; encoded by the exons ATGGGCGCTTCTCAGTCCGCAGAACTACCCTCCGATGAAGAAGACGAACAGGAAGAAGAAGATGCGGAGCACGAAAATGGTACCCCAGATGAGAGACACCGATTAGTTGGTGACGATACTCTGCTCAAGAAGGTTCTCGAACAAGAGCCTGAGATGTTACCTTGCCACGCCTCCGCATCCCCACTATCCCCTCAACTATCCTCTTTTGGCACCCCGCGTTTGGGACCTTCTATCAAGGTCTGGGACCCTTATAATGTTCTCGCTCCACCACCCTCAATTCCTCATTTCCACCGAACATTCTCCTCTGATTCTGTCGATGACGATAGGACCCTCACTGACctatatttaattagtaatggcgAATGTCATATGAATTTAAGACCTGATTTGATTGCCGGCCGATCCCCAGAGGCTGCACTTACACCTAATGGCAAGCGCCAAGCAAGAGCTTTGGCTGTTTTTCTAAAGTCTCAAGGGATTCGTTTCAATTCTGTCTATACATCTCCCTTGGATCGGGCACGAGCTACTGCCCTCTCTGTTTGTCAG GAAATAAACTTTTCGGAGGAACGGATACAATCCTCTGATGGTCTACTGGAAATGAGTCAGGGGCATTGGGAGGGATGCCACCGCTCGGATATTTTTACACCTGAAACAGCTAGCCTAATGGAAAAGTTCCAGCCTGATTTTTCAGCACCATCTGGAGAGTCACTGAGGCAGGTGGAATTTCGGATGGTACAATTCCTAAATGGAACTGTTATGACATTGCCTGACAAATTCAGATCTGATTTCTCTCCACCTGATCAGGGCTTCTCAAACCGTGGTTCTCATCCACTTGTCAATTCAGTTCATGACCGAGATGGGCCACCCTCTTTCTCGTCATCCCATTGGGATTTGCACCACAGGAATCGACAAGGACTTTCGAGGAAGAAGTCTGGAAAGAGTAGGCTTCAGATCGTGACAACAACTGGGGATCATGAGGCTGATGACGAGATGTCACCTCGAGAACCCATTAATCCTAACTCCATCCGAGATTTAAATGTGCAAAACAGTAGTAATGTTTCCCAATGCATTGGTATTTTCACACATTCAATCCCAATAAAGTGTCTTCTTACTGGCCTTCTTGGCTGCAGTTCAATGATGTCAAGTAAGATATGCATAGATGATTCTTCGGTGACAGTGCTACAACATTCCTGGAAAATGGGATGGCAGATCAAGAGAATGAACGATACTGCACATCTTAGGCTTCTCTAG
- the LOC138341907 gene encoding uncharacterized protein produces the protein MNTWGTKGLRTGAAAARGNQNPPQAPAEGVAMPVNPAGLTDAEVRASLAQMAQAITMQAQAMTAQVNRQDVLRENPPVRNIADRLRDFTRMNPSIFTGAKTSEDPQEFIDELHKILVAMGATDIEKAELASYQLKDVAQTWCKMWRESRVLGGVTVTWELFKTAFLERFFPREMKEAKVEEFINLKQGSMTVREYSLKFVKLSRYATPLVSTSREEMSRFLTGINGDLEEDCRAAMLHDNMDLSRLMMHVQQVEDSRKRRGVRDVRRPRPQDQAGPSHGGHRNNFGVREQPKFKKGQQSAGNSDPQRNTTPRGGRPEPKRGNGGEMQRLRKTCTKCGRMHLGECRQGTNACFGCGKSGHMVIDCPQNRGQAGGNAQPRPTPHNAAAAEPPKRNRFYALKGREEQEKSADVVTGMLQVFSTSVYALLDPGSTLSFVTPLLALTFEILPEVLHDPIVVSTPLGENVRTDRVYKNCPIVVSGKAMCANLIELPMRDFDIILGMDWLHSYYACLDCRSRVVRFRFPNGEELVWEGYNPIRPNPLVSNLKANKMMAKGLLCHLVSVNDLDHDVPSIDSVPVVSEFLDVFPEDLPGVPPLREIDFGIDLEPDTKPISIPPYRMAPAELKELKLQLKDLTDKGFIQPSISPWGAPVLFVKKKDGTLRMCIDYRQLNKVTIKNKYPLPRIDDLFDQLQGSSFFSKIDLRSGYHQLRVRDRDVPKTAFRTRYGHYEFLVMSFGLTNAPAAFMDLMNRVFREYLDSFVIVFIDDILIYSKTKEEHEQHLRLTLQVLRQHQLYAKFSKCEFWLRSVTFLGHVVSDQGVEVDPRKTEAVKKWPKPLTPTDIRSFLDWLVTTAGSWKDFLPLLPHLQP, from the exons atgaatacCTGGGGAACTAAGGGTCTGAGGACGGGAGCAGCAGCAGCTAGGGGTAATCagaatccaccccaggctccagctgaaggagtggccatgccagtgaacccagctgggttgactgatgcggaggtgagggcatctctagcccagatggcacaggccatcacgatgcaggcccaagctatgactgcccaagtcaaCCGGCAGGATGTTCTGAGGGAAAACCCACCGGTTCGCAACATAGCTGACAGACtgcgagacttcacgaggatgaatccttcaATTTTCACAGGGGCTAAGACTTCAGAAGATCCTCAGGAATTTATAGACGAGTTGCATAAGATACTGGTGGCCATGGGGGccactgatattgagaaggctgagttggcttcctaccagctcaaagatgttgcacagacttggtgcaaaatGTGGCGAGAAAGCCGTGTCCTAGGAGGGGTGACAGTCACTTGGGAGCTGTTCAAGACAGCATTTTTGGAAaggttcttccctagagagatgaaagaggccaaggttgaggagttcatcaacctcaagcaaggATCCATGactgtcagggagtattccctgaagtttgtgaagttatcaag gtatgctactccCTTGGTTTCTACCAGCAGGGAGGAGATGAGCAGattcctcacaggaatcaatGGAGACCTAGAGGAAGATTGTCGggctgcgatgctccatgataatatggacctttctagattaatgatgcatgtccaacaggtagaggacagccgaaagaggagaggtgtacgtgatgttaggaggcctaggcctcaagatcaggcaggTCCCAGCCATGGAGGCCACAGAAACAATTTTGGCGTTCGCGAGCAGCCCAAATTCAAGAAGGGGCAACAGAGTGCTGGAAATTCTGACCCTCAGAGAAATACAACGCCTAGAGGAGGCAGACCCGAACCCAAGaggggcaatggaggtgagatgcagcgtcTAAGGAAgacttgtactaagtgtggccGAATGCACCTTGGAGAATGtagacagggcactaatgcctgtttcggttgtggtaagagtggacacatggtcATAGACTGTCCCCAGAACAGAGGTCAGGCTGggggtaatgctcagcctaggcctacCCCACATAATGCAGCAGCAGCCGAACCTCCGAAGAGGAACAGATTTTATGCCTTGAAAGgtagggaggagcaggagaagtccgctgatgtggtcacaggtatgctgcaagtattctcaacttctgtttatgctttacttgatccagggtctacgctttcctttgtgACTCCTCTGCTTGCCCTTACCTTTGAAATACTAcctgaagttctgcatgatcctatagtggttagtacgcctttaggagaaaatgtgagAACCGATAGGGTATACAAgaattgcccaatagttgtgagtggcaaggctatgtgtgcaaacttgattgagttacccatgcgcgattttgatattattcttggcatggactggcttcacagCTATTATGCTTGTTTGGACTGTCGTAGTAGGGTGGTGAGGTTTCGCTTCCCTAATGGAGAAGagttagtctgggaggggtacaatccGATTCGTCCTAACCCCTTGGTTTCAAATCtcaaggccaataaaatgatggccAAAGGGTTACTATGTCATCtagtgagtgttaatgatttagatcatgacgttccttccatagactcggtGCCTGTAGTAAGTGAattcctagatgtgtttcctgaagatttgcctggagtccctccccttcgagagattgactttggtatcgacttagaacctgatactaaaccaatctcaattcctccttatagaatggctccagcagaactcaaggagttgaagctgcagttaaaagatctcacggataagggtttcattcagccgagcatatccccttggggcgctccagtgttgtttgtaaagaaaaaggatgggacccttagaatgtgtatcgattatcggcagctcaacaaagtcactataaagaataagtacccacttcccagaattgatgatttgttcgatcagctccaagggtctagtttcttctctaagattgatcttcgttcagggtatcatcaacttagagttAGGGATAGGGATGTCCCAAAAACAGCttttcgtacccgttatggtcattatgagttcttggttatgtcattcggtctcacgaatgcacctgctgcatttatggacctcatgaacagagttttccgtgaataccttgactctttcgtcatagtattcattgatgacattctcatctactctaagaccaaggaagagcatgaacaacatttgagactaaccttgcaggtacttagacagcatcagttgtatgccaaattcagcaagtgtgaattctggctgagatcagtgaccttcctgggccatgttgtgtccgatcaaggTGTAGAAGTGGACCCCAGAAAGACTGAAGCAGTTAAGAAATGGCCAAAGCCTCTTACACCCACCGATATCCGTAGCTTTCtggattggctggttactaccgcaggttcgtggaaggattttcttccattgctgccccacttacaaccttga
- the LOC101259008 gene encoding rRNA-processing protein CGR1, with translation MACTVDFRCLDEGFGGKTYKRKRAEKEQGNGIEAMEVEEIPRKRQAVPSEEDPNKPVLGRPTYDGVIAGRVSGRNWKQPRKHRSSAAKVSVKGKSLEQRMKEKEIKKAYKERINELKEVIRHNKVEKRKQREEREKKKQENILKSGTKVQKITNPKTLKKIAKSKQRKLLKVVSDHLLNRGNNNSIS, from the coding sequence ATGGCGTGTACTGTGGATTTTCGGTGCCTGGACGAAGGATTCGGAGGAAAAACGTACAAACGAAAGAGAGCAGAGAAAGAGCAAGGTAATGGTATAGAAGCCATGGAAGTGGAGGAGATTCCAAGGAAGAGACAAGCGGTACCATCTGAGGAGGATCCAAACAAACCTGTATTGGGAAGGCCGACATACGACGGGGTGATTGCAGGGAGGGTATCGGGAAGGAATTGGAAACAGCCGCGTAAACACAGATCATCGGCAGCGAAGGTGAGCGTGAAGGGGAAGTCATTGGAGCAGAGGATGAAAGAGAAGGAGATTAAAAAGGCGTACAAGGAGAGAATCAATGAGCTCAAGGAAGTGATAAGACACAACAAGGTGGAGAAGCGGAAGCAGAGGgaggaaagagagaaaaagaagcaGGAAAACATTCTCAAGTCTGGCACCAAGGTTCAGAAGATCACCAATCCAAAAACCCTAAAAAAGATTGCCAAATCTAAGCAGAGGAAGCTCCTCAAGGTTGTTTCTGACCATCTTCTTAACCGTGGAAACAACAATTCTATCTCATAG